From Serinicoccus profundi, the proteins below share one genomic window:
- a CDS encoding helix-turn-helix domain-containing protein, whose protein sequence is MATHGMYQTSDLVPLLAERGVHLSREHVYRLVARTPQRLNMDVLAALCEILDCEPNDLLIPTVVEDKPARTAGGETGPGIGDLRPIRAQVRRPPTDA, encoded by the coding sequence ATGGCCACCCATGGCATGTACCAGACCTCCGACCTTGTGCCCCTGCTGGCCGAGCGCGGGGTGCACCTGTCCCGCGAGCACGTCTACCGTCTCGTCGCCCGGACCCCGCAACGACTGAACATGGACGTCCTGGCCGCGCTGTGCGAGATCCTGGACTGCGAACCCAACGACCTGCTCATCCCCACCGTCGTCGAGGACAAACCGGCGAGGACAGCAGGCGGAGAGACCGGCCCCGGCATCGGCGACCTGCGCCCGATCCGCGCCCAGGTACGACGCCCACCGACCGACGCATGA
- the cmtR gene encoding Cd(II)/Pb(II)-sensing metalloregulatory transcriptional regulator CmtR, with product MLTTSSRLDAMHRIGRALADPTRARILLSLLERPAYPAGLAQDLGLTRPNVSNHLTCLRDCGIVVAEPQGRQTLYAIADPHLTNALLALVEVTLAVNEDAPCLDPQCPVASCEVSR from the coding sequence ATGCTAACTACTTCTTCCCGGCTGGACGCGATGCATCGGATCGGCCGCGCGCTGGCAGATCCGACGCGGGCGCGGATCCTGCTGTCGCTGCTCGAACGTCCTGCCTATCCTGCTGGTCTTGCCCAGGACCTCGGTCTGACGCGGCCCAACGTGTCCAACCACCTGACCTGCCTGCGCGACTGTGGCATCGTGGTGGCCGAACCGCAGGGACGTCAGACCCTCTACGCGATCGCCGACCCGCACCTCACCAACGCGCTGCTCGCCCTGGTCGAGGTGACCCTCGCCGTGAACGAGGACGCCCCGTGCCTGGATCCCCAGTGCCCCGTCGCCAGCTGCGAGGTCAGCCGGTGA
- a CDS encoding cadmium resistance transporter, whose translation MILTTVLQAIGLFMATNIDDIIVLSLFFARGAGQRGTTTRIALGQYLGFAGILGAALLVTWGAGLVLPSSAIPYFGLIPLALGIWAAWQAWRGDGDDDDEKVEGKKVGILTVAAVTFANGGDNIGVYVPVFLNVGTATVILFCVVFLLLVGVLVFLARYVATRRPIAEVLERWEHVLFPIVLIGLGIAILVSGGAFGL comes from the coding sequence GTGATCCTCACCACGGTCCTGCAGGCGATCGGGCTGTTCATGGCCACCAACATCGATGACATCATCGTTCTTTCCCTGTTCTTCGCCCGAGGCGCCGGCCAACGGGGCACCACCACCAGGATCGCGCTGGGGCAGTACCTGGGGTTCGCCGGCATCCTCGGTGCTGCGCTGCTGGTCACCTGGGGAGCCGGGCTCGTCCTGCCATCCAGTGCCATTCCCTACTTCGGACTCATCCCCCTGGCGCTCGGAATCTGGGCGGCCTGGCAGGCCTGGCGAGGGGACGGTGACGACGACGACGAGAAGGTCGAAGGCAAGAAGGTCGGCATCCTGACTGTCGCCGCCGTCACCTTCGCCAACGGCGGAGACAACATCGGTGTCTACGTCCCGGTGTTCCTGAACGTCGGCACGGCAACCGTGATCCTCTTCTGCGTCGTGTTCCTGCTGCTCGTCGGCGTGCTGGTCTTCCTCGCCAGGTATGTCGCGACCCGCCGGCCTATCGCCGAGGTGCTCGAGCGGTGGGAACACGTGCTCTTCCCGATCGTCCTGATCGGCCTCGGCATAGCCATTCTCGTCAGCGGCGGCGCATTCGGACTCTGA
- a CDS encoding DF family (seleno)protein, whose product MNVQFLYFDGCPHWKPAEARLREALRVHGGVVEVERIAVDTPDIAEFYGFSGSPSVLIDGVDPFAESAAPVALSCRLYRTPEGLAGSPTVEQLVAALSEASAS is encoded by the coding sequence ATGAATGTGCAGTTCCTCTACTTCGACGGGTGCCCTCACTGGAAGCCGGCAGAGGCGCGTCTGCGTGAGGCACTGCGGGTTCACGGTGGGGTCGTCGAGGTGGAGCGCATTGCCGTGGACACGCCGGACATTGCGGAGTTCTACGGATTTTCGGGCTCACCCTCGGTGCTGATCGACGGTGTGGATCCCTTCGCTGAGTCGGCAGCACCGGTGGCGTTGTCGTGCCGCTTGTATCGCACGCCGGAGGGTCTGGCCGGGTCGCCGACCGTAGAGCAGCTCGTCGCAGCGCTGTCCGAGGCATCAGCCTCGTAG
- a CDS encoding helix-turn-helix domain-containing protein: protein MLNPTRLAAARKRRGWTLTKLAAETGLSRVSLSAYENQHQDPTPQTLATLAEALGVEEAFLTADDLDEIPVESVSFRALSKMTARTRDRGLSSGRIAILINEWIERRFALPEPDVPTLTGRDPELAAQEVRARWGLGEQPIGNMVHLLEAHGIRVFSLTDDTRDLDAYCVNWHGQPFILLSREKSGERRRFNAAHELGHLILHGEDKIPNGPDAEAEANRFAAAFLMPRASVLAQGLTNATAPQVLEAKKRWRVAAMAMAHRANELGLMTEWAYRSLCIDLSRLGYRRGEPHGIAHESSMLLTKVMQQLRANQSGLGAIAADLGLHPAEVQAYMMGLTPLAVDGQLGGRTTGRQGHLRVVENG, encoded by the coding sequence GTGTTGAACCCAACGCGACTGGCGGCCGCCCGAAAGCGCCGAGGCTGGACATTGACGAAACTGGCTGCCGAGACTGGCCTGAGCAGAGTAAGCCTGTCGGCTTACGAGAATCAGCACCAGGACCCAACACCCCAGACCCTGGCGACCCTGGCGGAGGCGCTTGGCGTCGAGGAGGCATTCTTGACCGCCGACGATCTGGACGAGATCCCGGTCGAGTCAGTTAGTTTTCGAGCTCTAAGCAAAATGACGGCACGGACTCGTGATCGAGGACTGAGCTCGGGGCGCATCGCCATTCTCATCAACGAGTGGATCGAGCGGAGGTTCGCGCTCCCAGAACCCGACGTCCCCACCTTGACAGGGCGAGATCCTGAGCTGGCGGCGCAAGAGGTTCGAGCCCGCTGGGGGCTGGGTGAGCAGCCCATTGGCAACATGGTTCACCTCTTGGAGGCCCACGGCATCAGGGTCTTCTCGCTAACCGATGACACGAGGGACCTCGATGCGTACTGCGTGAACTGGCACGGTCAGCCGTTCATCCTGCTCAGCCGAGAGAAGTCGGGGGAGCGGCGTCGGTTCAACGCTGCTCATGAGCTAGGGCACCTGATCCTTCACGGTGAAGACAAGATCCCCAACGGGCCCGACGCGGAGGCTGAGGCCAACAGGTTCGCCGCGGCGTTCTTGATGCCGAGGGCCAGCGTGCTCGCGCAGGGACTCACCAACGCCACAGCGCCCCAGGTCCTCGAAGCCAAGAAGCGTTGGAGAGTCGCCGCGATGGCTATGGCACACCGCGCGAACGAGCTGGGGCTGATGACGGAGTGGGCATACCGCAGCCTCTGCATCGACCTGTCTCGCCTTGGCTACCGCCGCGGTGAGCCACACGGCATTGCACACGAATCGTCAATGCTGCTCACTAAGGTCATGCAGCAGTTACGCGCCAATCAAAGTGGCCTAGGGGCGATCGCAGCCGATCTGGGCCTACACCCCGCCGAAGTGCAGGCCTACATGATGGGCCTGACGCCGCTGGCGGTCGATGGCCAGCTGGGCGGTCGCACCACCGGCCGCCAAGGTCACTTGCGAGTAGTCGAGAACGGATGA
- a CDS encoding UvrD-helicase domain-containing protein: MITLTDEQVLAVAAPERLVRIMSAPGSGKTTVAAERFGYQRYRLPDRRGVLGLTFNRAAAAELASRIRGRWGEGCLSFPHRVMTFDSLHVTILENLLAARAILWPSGHEALDVRDDYRGLTGYRYLRPPGNWRRVASMDNRLRVVSDGVRVQTPGNGIGNKAQHEAVLASGISSHEDVRAVLEAAVQDESLVDRIALWLRNNFRAIIIDEVYDSAYLDLVIPYMAAESGLSVTLIGDPWQALYGWRGATPHLVDRAVETTSGEFMRYELTTSFRFEGTQMPVLAKQLRAGQPAALPKLASTQVSVALARTWRGLWHAGDNVLPLAFRTIDNATDAALNLLLDLVTQANLGRPSFGREIAMTLLGLDREAVQVSQSDALGPIVRDLAAGRPVAELMDDLRNAIVTLGAPRRPRRLQETREAERRQHLNDLRSRLNEPSLIPGLTVYQAKGQEWPSVGVVLSSSQKSLLSSGLQALRDEDCVLYVALTRARSKCGILAADAMLDVHLAGDFES; encoded by the coding sequence GTGATCACTCTCACCGACGAGCAAGTGCTCGCAGTGGCTGCACCCGAACGCCTGGTACGGATCATGTCGGCGCCGGGAAGCGGTAAGACGACCGTCGCCGCGGAACGATTCGGTTATCAACGGTACCGTCTCCCGGATCGGCGAGGGGTGCTTGGGTTGACGTTCAACCGCGCCGCAGCGGCCGAGTTGGCTAGCCGGATCCGGGGTCGATGGGGTGAAGGCTGTCTGAGCTTTCCACATCGCGTGATGACGTTCGATTCTTTACACGTCACCATCTTGGAGAACTTACTAGCCGCCCGGGCAATCTTATGGCCGTCGGGACACGAGGCGTTGGATGTGCGCGACGATTACCGCGGATTGACCGGGTACAGGTACCTGAGACCGCCCGGGAATTGGCGTCGAGTTGCGAGTATGGACAATAGGCTTCGAGTAGTTTCTGATGGAGTGAGGGTCCAGACACCTGGAAATGGCATCGGAAACAAGGCGCAACACGAAGCGGTGTTGGCTAGTGGTATTTCGAGCCACGAAGACGTGCGCGCGGTGTTAGAGGCAGCCGTGCAGGATGAGTCGCTCGTCGATAGAATCGCACTCTGGCTTAGAAACAACTTCCGGGCAATCATTATCGACGAAGTCTACGACTCCGCATACCTCGATCTGGTAATCCCATACATGGCTGCGGAGTCCGGACTGTCGGTAACGCTTATTGGGGACCCATGGCAGGCACTGTACGGGTGGAGGGGCGCAACGCCCCACCTCGTAGATCGGGCAGTCGAGACAACGTCGGGGGAGTTCATGCGATACGAACTCACGACGTCGTTCCGCTTTGAGGGCACCCAGATGCCTGTTCTGGCCAAACAGCTCCGCGCCGGGCAGCCCGCGGCACTTCCCAAGTTGGCCAGCACACAAGTGAGCGTCGCGCTTGCTCGAACATGGAGGGGGTTGTGGCACGCCGGGGACAACGTTCTGCCGCTTGCCTTTCGGACGATTGACAACGCGACCGACGCAGCGCTGAATCTCCTACTCGACTTGGTCACGCAGGCCAACCTTGGGCGACCCTCATTCGGCAGGGAAATAGCCATGACGTTGCTAGGGCTTGATCGCGAGGCCGTCCAGGTAAGTCAGTCGGATGCCTTGGGCCCGATTGTGCGGGATCTCGCAGCAGGGCGGCCGGTTGCCGAGTTGATGGACGATTTGAGGAATGCAATCGTTACTTTAGGCGCGCCACGTCGTCCCCGCAGATTGCAAGAGACCAGAGAGGCTGAACGCCGTCAGCATCTGAACGATTTGCGATCTAGGCTCAATGAGCCATCGCTGATTCCTGGGCTCACCGTATATCAGGCAAAAGGCCAGGAGTGGCCGAGTGTTGGGGTCGTCCTTAGTAGTTCCCAAAAGTCGCTCCTGAGTTCTGGCCTTCAAGCTTTGCGCGATGAAGATTGCGTTCTATACGTCGCACTGACTCGAGCGAGAAGCAAGTGTGGGATCCTTGCCGCTGACGCGATGTTAGATGTGCATCTCGCCGGGGACTTCGAGTCGTAG
- a CDS encoding ATP-dependent nuclease produces MAEITGRPENIRLIYLPALRNPVDELSRRDAQVLLELLRAEQLRNPSSGGLRGLRAQAQTMLSSMTAHQLISDLEGRIAEQLKTLSGGLREHHAFIGTQRVDDAYLARVLELLLATLPVRGEARRLEASSLGYVNLLHIAVTLAGIPNPSSDPVAGAQPTDDEDAPPSGASQATEDDAGTRDARQRLNEVSEAAEEDHDSFFPELFHATVLIEEPEAHLHPQLQYGLVRYLRRMVTLRRDLQVIVTTHSGEIAAATDPSELVVVRRTQSGSSVSRQLNKLPLAPAKRQDLFQQTRLHLDASRSSALFGDRVLVVEGVTEAALLRVLGRAWAGGDDRKTAFVDALPLVPVGHKVGEWPIRILATPGFELVGRVAALADTDQRGDPLPDPAPPAWHAELDNETARFFWSQPTLEPSLVHGNEEAVSDALGRISLTVPASVTPLAVDSLFTDGNRRKKGAFAMALAAVFEDDLAGTTVPDHIAALFDWLYEPTTPGQDPQAQTPLAST; encoded by the coding sequence GTGGCAGAGATCACTGGGCGGCCAGAGAATATTCGGCTGATCTACCTGCCGGCCCTGCGAAATCCCGTAGATGAACTATCGCGCCGTGATGCCCAAGTCCTTCTCGAACTACTCCGCGCCGAACAGCTTCGGAACCCGTCTTCGGGCGGTCTGCGAGGCTTGCGCGCTCAGGCGCAAACAATGTTGAGCTCCATGACTGCGCACCAACTCATATCGGATCTTGAAGGGCGCATCGCCGAACAGCTTAAGACGCTAAGTGGCGGCCTGCGCGAGCATCACGCCTTCATAGGCACGCAGCGTGTCGACGACGCCTACCTCGCCCGGGTGTTGGAACTGCTGCTGGCTACGCTACCTGTACGTGGGGAAGCAAGAAGGCTTGAAGCCTCGAGTCTGGGTTATGTCAACCTGTTGCACATTGCTGTGACCTTGGCTGGCATACCTAATCCCTCATCTGACCCCGTAGCTGGTGCGCAGCCAACTGACGATGAAGATGCCCCTCCCTCTGGCGCGAGCCAAGCAACGGAAGACGACGCCGGGACTCGAGACGCCCGACAGCGATTGAATGAAGTGTCAGAAGCCGCAGAAGAGGATCATGACTCATTCTTTCCTGAGCTATTTCACGCCACTGTACTGATCGAGGAGCCAGAAGCGCACCTGCATCCGCAACTTCAGTATGGCCTGGTGCGCTACCTCAGGCGCATGGTCACCTTGCGACGCGACCTTCAAGTGATCGTCACCACGCACTCCGGCGAGATTGCGGCGGCAACCGACCCGTCGGAGCTTGTGGTCGTACGGCGAACCCAGTCGGGATCCTCGGTATCACGCCAGCTCAACAAGTTGCCCTTAGCACCAGCGAAGCGCCAGGACCTTTTCCAGCAGACGCGCCTCCACCTGGACGCGAGTAGGTCATCTGCACTGTTCGGCGACAGAGTTCTCGTTGTAGAGGGGGTCACTGAGGCGGCTCTTCTGCGCGTCTTGGGACGCGCGTGGGCCGGCGGCGACGATAGAAAGACCGCGTTCGTAGATGCCCTACCCCTCGTGCCAGTGGGACATAAAGTGGGTGAGTGGCCAATCCGGATACTGGCGACGCCGGGCTTCGAACTAGTAGGCCGAGTAGCTGCCCTAGCTGACACGGACCAGCGGGGAGACCCGCTGCCGGACCCTGCACCTCCCGCTTGGCATGCCGAGCTCGACAACGAAACAGCGCGCTTTTTCTGGTCACAGCCAACCCTGGAGCCATCTCTGGTTCACGGTAATGAGGAGGCGGTCAGTGACGCGCTGGGGCGCATCTCATTGACAGTGCCCGCATCGGTTACGCCCCTGGCCGTGGACAGCCTGTTCACCGACGGCAATCGACGGAAGAAGGGGGCCTTCGCTATGGCCCTCGCTGCGGTGTTCGAGGACGATCTCGCCGGAACGACGGTCCCGGACCATATCGCGGCACTGTTCGACTGGCTCTACGAGCCGACGACGCCGGGTCAGGATCCGCAGGCGCAGACTCCGCTTGCTTCGACGTGA
- a CDS encoding tyrosine-type recombinase/integrase, which produces MATRRGFGALRRLPSKRWQASYTGPDLGRHTAPHTFVAKADAEAWLAKEWALVNGDGWVAPKRRAQLAERLAPPTFDEYARQWLTDRSLKPRTREGYEHLLRRYLEPEFGDLLVSDLTPALVRRWWAGLSPDHPTVNARAYALLRAILTTAVTDELLASNPCRVRAVSNPPTKKEIRPATLAELDVLVKEMPEQLGALVLLCAWCALRVGEVLELRRRDLDLNRGVVKVTRAVSWVRGQPIIGTPKSAAGTREVSVPPHIVPALERHLERHVRPGASALLFPSMRDHERHLQPTVLHTAWRKARAAAGREDLRIHDLRHTGATMAAMTGATLAELQARLGHSTVAAALRYQHAAQGRDAEIAAKLSDLARPRDTE; this is translated from the coding sequence ATGGCAACGAGACGAGGCTTCGGGGCACTGCGGCGGCTTCCGTCGAAGCGGTGGCAGGCCAGCTACACCGGGCCGGATCTGGGGCGGCACACCGCCCCGCACACCTTCGTCGCCAAGGCTGACGCGGAGGCCTGGCTGGCCAAGGAGTGGGCCTTGGTCAACGGTGACGGCTGGGTCGCCCCGAAGCGGCGGGCGCAGCTGGCCGAGCGGCTAGCGCCACCCACCTTCGACGAGTACGCCCGGCAGTGGCTCACCGACCGGTCCCTCAAGCCCCGGACCCGGGAGGGCTACGAGCACCTGCTGCGGCGCTACCTCGAGCCGGAGTTCGGCGACCTGCTCGTCTCCGATCTCACGCCGGCACTCGTGCGTCGGTGGTGGGCAGGCCTGTCGCCGGACCACCCGACGGTCAACGCCCGTGCCTACGCGCTGCTGCGGGCCATCCTGACCACCGCCGTCACCGATGAGCTGTTGGCCAGCAACCCGTGTCGCGTCCGAGCCGTCTCCAACCCCCCGACCAAGAAGGAGATCCGTCCGGCGACGCTCGCCGAGCTGGACGTGCTCGTGAAGGAGATGCCGGAGCAGCTCGGTGCCCTCGTCCTGCTCTGCGCCTGGTGCGCCCTGCGGGTGGGGGAGGTGCTCGAGCTGCGCCGGCGCGACCTCGACCTGAACCGCGGTGTCGTCAAGGTGACCCGGGCGGTCTCCTGGGTCCGGGGTCAGCCGATCATCGGTACGCCGAAGTCCGCCGCCGGCACCCGCGAGGTCAGCGTGCCCCCGCACATCGTCCCCGCCCTGGAGCGGCACCTGGAGAGGCACGTCCGACCTGGAGCAAGTGCCCTGCTCTTTCCCTCGATGCGCGACCACGAGCGCCATCTGCAGCCGACGGTGCTGCACACGGCCTGGCGCAAGGCCCGAGCCGCCGCTGGCCGCGAGGACCTGAGGATTCATGATCTGCGGCACACTGGCGCCACCATGGCCGCCATGACCGGCGCCACGCTCGCCGAGCTGCAGGCCCGCCTCGGCCACTCGACGGTCGCGGCCGCCCTTCGATACCAGCACGCCGCTCAGGGTCGTGACGCGGAGATTGCCGCTAAGCTCTCCGACCTTGCCCGCCCCAGAGATACGGAGTAG
- a CDS encoding transglycosylase family protein: MARPARHRAARTGAALRRAGQATLAGTASLASVGLTAQGAAADDHNVWDRVAHCESTGNWSINTGNGFYGGLQFWHPTWKGFGGQEFAGYAHQATKAEQITVAQRVLRVQGPGAWPVCSVRAGLTMQNGLEPYPGGGAPAPEPEPDPQPDPTPPPGEVTTWKVTAGAGANIRSGPGTNYGVIGGAARGTQFAGVASNGWVKLDGRSGWISASIMSRVGDDGGGGGGGGASDMSPLVADGVRGPLTTKAIQRWVGVSETGAWDGRTIRAVQSKVGTDVDGVWGPKSQAALQSHIGVSRDGSTYMNHRTVVGLQKWLNANVIG; encoded by the coding sequence ATGGCCCGCCCTGCCCGTCACCGAGCCGCCCGCACGGGTGCCGCCCTGCGTCGAGCCGGCCAGGCCACGCTGGCCGGCACCGCCTCCCTCGCCTCCGTCGGCCTGACCGCGCAGGGTGCCGCGGCGGACGACCACAACGTGTGGGACCGGGTGGCTCACTGCGAGTCGACCGGCAACTGGAGCATCAACACCGGCAACGGCTTCTACGGCGGCCTGCAGTTCTGGCACCCGACGTGGAAGGGCTTCGGCGGCCAGGAGTTCGCCGGGTATGCGCACCAGGCCACCAAGGCCGAGCAGATCACCGTCGCCCAGCGTGTGCTGCGGGTGCAGGGGCCCGGCGCCTGGCCGGTGTGCTCCGTGCGGGCCGGGCTGACGATGCAGAACGGCCTGGAGCCCTACCCCGGCGGCGGTGCCCCGGCCCCCGAGCCGGAGCCGGACCCCCAGCCCGACCCCACGCCGCCCCCCGGCGAGGTGACGACGTGGAAGGTGACGGCCGGTGCCGGCGCCAACATCCGCTCCGGCCCGGGTACGAACTACGGCGTCATCGGTGGCGCCGCGCGCGGCACGCAGTTCGCCGGTGTGGCGAGCAACGGGTGGGTCAAGCTCGACGGCCGCTCGGGGTGGATCAGCGCCAGCATCATGAGCCGCGTCGGTGACGACGGCGGTGGTGGCGGTGGCGGCGGCGCCTCCGACATGTCGCCGCTCGTGGCCGACGGGGTGCGCGGACCGCTGACGACCAAGGCGATCCAGCGCTGGGTCGGCGTCTCCGAGACCGGTGCGTGGGACGGCCGGACGATCAGGGCTGTGCAGTCGAAGGTCGGCACCGACGTCGACGGCGTCTGGGGCCCGAAGTCGCAGGCCGCGCTGCAGAGCCACATCGGCGTCTCCCGGGACGGTTCGACCTACATGAACCACCGGACCGTCGTCGGCCTGCAGAAGTGGCTCAACGCCAACGTCATCGGCTGA
- a CDS encoding serine/threonine-protein kinase: MTSPMPRSSDPDLTRPVPAGVASGQTDELVVPRQLGPWALQERLGEGGMGVVWRAVDDGGREVAVKVLRSHIAHDDGARERLRREVHTLARVHHPQVAAVIDADVDGPAPYIVTDYVPGRPLDVVIEEQGPLGREALLRLARGLAGALQAIHGLGIVHRDLKPGNVLLVGEGERLEPVVIDFGIAQVADDVRLTSTGLVMGTPGYLSPELVDGGEITEATDWWGWAACLAYAASGQPPFGRGPMTVVLDRVVRGRVQLDGVDPELAPLLALALSPRPSWRPDAREVLEAVELYARGEDVTGALPRVPQERGPERDFDRGADATRVTPQVSDTRQAPVRRPDPTRAAPSGPSTRQWDGRAAGAAGGAGAAGLVGGAAAAQPREPQQWPSRRTTGGGRIRPSAAGPIGAGRRRRSGDAPTGPRPTRSGTAAAGCGIPPGRGRASEPASTRTRGSRTRASGAARGGGRWRRCCSASPRSRLPHRCSPGACMPCGA; encoded by the coding sequence GTGACCTCGCCGATGCCACGCTCCAGCGACCCGGACCTCACCCGTCCGGTGCCTGCCGGTGTCGCCTCGGGGCAGACCGACGAGCTCGTGGTGCCGCGTCAGCTCGGCCCGTGGGCCCTGCAGGAACGCCTCGGCGAGGGGGGTATGGGTGTGGTCTGGCGCGCGGTCGACGACGGCGGCCGCGAGGTCGCGGTCAAGGTGCTGCGCAGCCACATCGCCCACGACGACGGTGCGCGCGAGCGCCTGCGCCGCGAGGTGCACACCCTGGCGCGGGTGCACCACCCCCAGGTCGCCGCGGTCATCGACGCCGACGTGGACGGGCCGGCGCCCTACATCGTGACGGACTACGTCCCCGGGCGGCCGCTGGACGTCGTCATCGAGGAGCAGGGGCCGCTGGGGCGGGAGGCGCTGCTGCGGCTCGCGCGCGGCCTCGCCGGGGCGCTGCAGGCGATCCACGGGCTCGGCATCGTGCACCGCGACCTCAAGCCGGGCAACGTGCTGCTCGTCGGCGAGGGGGAGCGGCTGGAGCCGGTGGTCATCGACTTCGGCATCGCGCAGGTCGCCGACGACGTGCGGCTCACCTCGACCGGGCTGGTGATGGGGACACCGGGCTACCTCTCGCCCGAGCTCGTCGACGGCGGCGAGATCACCGAGGCGACCGACTGGTGGGGCTGGGCGGCGTGCCTGGCGTATGCCGCCTCCGGCCAGCCACCCTTCGGCCGCGGCCCGATGACCGTCGTGCTGGACCGGGTCGTGCGCGGGCGGGTGCAGCTGGACGGCGTCGACCCCGAGCTCGCGCCGCTGCTGGCGCTCGCCCTCTCGCCGCGCCCGTCGTGGCGGCCCGACGCTCGCGAGGTGCTCGAGGCGGTGGAGCTGTATGCCCGTGGCGAGGACGTCACGGGCGCCTTGCCGCGGGTGCCGCAGGAGCGTGGGCCTGAGCGTGATTTCGACCGTGGGGCCGACGCGACGAGGGTGACCCCGCAGGTGTCTGACACCCGGCAGGCGCCCGTGCGCCGGCCCGACCCCACGCGCGCCGCGCCGAGCGGGCCGTCCACCCGGCAGTGGGACGGGCGAGCGGCGGGGGCCGCCGGTGGCGCGGGTGCTGCTGGTCTGGTCGGCGGCGCAGCGGCCGCCCAGCCGCGCGAGCCGCAGCAGTGGCCCTCCCGCAGGACGACCGGAGGTGGGAGAATCCGTCCGAGCGCGGCCGGGCCGATCGGGGCTGGTCGGCGGCGCCGGAGCGGGGACGCACCGACGGGCCCGCGGCCTACCCGGAGCGGGACGGCGGCGGCCGGCTGCGGCATACCCCCAGGGCGAGGACGTGCGTCCGAGCCCGCCTCGACCCGCACCAGGGGCAGCCGGACCCGCGCATCGGGCGCAGCCCGAGGCGGGGGACGCTGGCGGCGATGCTGCTCGGCTTCGCCGCGGTCGCGGCTGCCGCACCGCTGCTCGCCTGGGGCCTGTATGCCGTGTGGGGCCTGA